One window of the Staphylococcus equorum genome contains the following:
- a CDS encoding pyruvate carboxylase, translating into MKKINKLMVANRGEIAIRIFRAATELNVQTVAIYSNEDKGSLHRYKADESYLVGEDLGPAESYLDIERILEVAKRADVDAIHPGYGFLSENETFARRCQEEGIKFIGPRVEHLDMFGDKVKARSTAIKADLRVIPGTDGPIDNQEDAIAFANEAGYPLMIKATSGGGGKGMRIVYAEDELEDAFHRAKSEAEKSFGNSEVYIEKYIDNPKHIEVQIIGDEHGNIVHLYERDCSVQRRHQKVVEVAPSVALSDDLRERISDAAIQLMENIKYVNAGTVEFLVSGDDFYFIEVNPRVQVEHTITEMITGVDIVKTQILVADGEVLFDDEINMPKQEDIRTLGYAIQCRITTEDPTNDFMPDSGRIIAYRSSGGFGVRLDAGDGFQGAEISPYYDSLLVKLSTHAMSFKQANEKMDRSLQEMRIRGVKTNVPFLINVMRHEQFKTGDYTTKFIEKTPELFDIAPTLDRGTKTLEYIGNVSINGFPNVEKRPKPIYEASPIPKIAKKEVEQLEGTKQLLDAQGPKAVADWLKQQEDVLITDTTFRDAHQSLLATRVRTKDMMNIASKTADVMKDSFSLEMWGGATFDVAFNFLKENPWERLERLRKAVPNVLFQMLLRASNAVGYKNYPDNVIKKFVKESADAGIDVFRIFDSLNWVDQMKVANEAVQEAGKISEGAICYTGDILNPNRSDLYTIEYYVNMAKELEREGFHILAIKDMAGLLKPKAANELIGELKAAVDLPIHLHTHDTSGNGILVYKQAIDAGVDVIDTAVASMSGLTSQPSSNSLYYALNGFGRNVRADIDGMEELSHYWGTVRQYYSDFESDIKSPNTEIYQHEMPGGQYSNLSQQAKSLGLGNRFNEVKEMYKRVNFLFGDIVKVTPSSKVVGDMALYMVQNDLDEQTIIDDGYKLDFPESVVSFFKGEIGQPVSGFNKQLQKVILKGQTALTDRPGEYLEPVDFEAVRKELEEKQEREVTEQDIISYVLYPKVYEQFISTREQFGNVSLLDTPTFFFGMRSNETVEIEIDTGKRLIITLKTITEPDEKGIRTIFYDMNGQARRIFIQDENVKASESVKPKADKLNPNHIGAQMPGSVTEVKISEGESVTSGQALLITEAMKMETTIQSPFDGVVKKVTVQSGEAIQTGDLLIEIEKEPVD; encoded by the coding sequence GTGAAAAAAATAAATAAACTTATGGTAGCCAATCGTGGAGAAATAGCAATAAGGATTTTTAGAGCAGCAACTGAGTTAAATGTACAAACAGTTGCGATTTATTCAAATGAAGATAAAGGGTCTTTACATAGATATAAAGCAGATGAATCATACTTAGTAGGCGAAGATTTAGGTCCTGCAGAATCATATTTAGATATTGAACGCATTTTAGAAGTGGCGAAACGTGCCGATGTAGATGCAATTCATCCTGGTTATGGTTTTTTAAGTGAAAATGAAACATTTGCACGCAGATGTCAGGAAGAAGGCATCAAATTTATTGGACCACGTGTAGAGCATTTAGATATGTTTGGGGACAAAGTTAAAGCAAGATCAACAGCAATTAAAGCAGATTTAAGAGTTATCCCAGGTACTGATGGACCAATTGATAATCAAGAAGATGCTATAGCTTTTGCAAATGAAGCGGGCTATCCACTTATGATTAAAGCTACAAGCGGTGGCGGTGGTAAAGGCATGCGTATCGTCTATGCAGAAGATGAATTAGAGGACGCATTCCACCGTGCTAAGTCTGAAGCTGAAAAATCATTTGGTAATAGTGAAGTATATATTGAAAAATATATCGATAATCCAAAACATATAGAAGTTCAAATTATCGGTGATGAACATGGGAATATCGTTCACTTATATGAACGTGATTGCTCAGTACAACGACGTCATCAAAAGGTAGTAGAAGTAGCACCTTCTGTTGCTTTGTCTGATGATTTAAGAGAACGTATTTCTGATGCTGCAATCCAACTCATGGAAAATATAAAATACGTTAACGCTGGTACTGTAGAATTTTTAGTATCAGGAGATGATTTCTATTTCATAGAAGTGAACCCACGTGTACAAGTTGAACATACAATTACTGAAATGATAACAGGCGTGGATATTGTAAAAACACAAATACTTGTAGCAGACGGTGAAGTATTATTTGACGATGAAATAAACATGCCAAAACAAGAAGATATTCGAACGTTAGGATACGCTATACAATGTCGTATTACTACTGAAGATCCTACAAATGATTTCATGCCTGATTCGGGTAGAATCATAGCTTATCGTTCAAGTGGTGGCTTTGGTGTTAGATTAGACGCTGGTGATGGTTTCCAAGGTGCAGAAATTTCACCTTATTATGATTCATTACTTGTGAAACTATCTACTCATGCGATGTCATTTAAACAAGCAAATGAAAAAATGGATCGTTCGTTACAAGAAATGAGAATACGTGGTGTTAAAACCAATGTGCCATTCTTGATTAATGTGATGAGACATGAACAATTTAAAACCGGCGATTATACAACAAAATTCATCGAGAAAACGCCAGAGCTTTTTGATATAGCACCAACACTTGATCGTGGTACGAAAACACTAGAATATATAGGTAATGTTTCAATTAACGGTTTCCCGAATGTTGAAAAACGACCAAAACCGATTTATGAAGCATCTCCAATTCCAAAGATTGCTAAAAAAGAGGTTGAACAATTAGAAGGTACTAAGCAACTTTTAGACGCACAAGGCCCTAAAGCAGTTGCAGATTGGTTAAAACAACAAGAAGATGTATTAATAACAGACACAACATTTAGAGATGCACATCAATCATTACTTGCTACTCGTGTACGTACGAAAGATATGATGAACATCGCTTCTAAAACTGCAGATGTAATGAAAGATAGTTTTTCATTAGAAATGTGGGGTGGTGCAACATTTGATGTCGCATTTAACTTCTTAAAAGAAAACCCGTGGGAAAGATTAGAAAGATTAAGAAAAGCTGTTCCAAATGTACTATTCCAAATGTTACTACGTGCTTCTAATGCAGTCGGTTATAAAAATTACCCTGACAACGTAATTAAAAAGTTTGTCAAAGAGAGTGCAGATGCTGGAATTGATGTATTCCGTATATTTGATTCATTAAACTGGGTAGATCAAATGAAAGTAGCAAACGAAGCAGTACAAGAAGCAGGTAAAATTTCAGAAGGCGCAATTTGTTATACAGGCGATATTTTGAATCCGAATCGTTCTGACCTGTACACAATAGAATATTATGTGAATATGGCGAAAGAACTTGAAAGAGAAGGCTTCCATATTTTAGCGATTAAAGATATGGCGGGCTTATTGAAACCTAAAGCTGCGAACGAGTTAATTGGAGAATTAAAAGCTGCAGTAGATTTACCTATCCATCTGCATACGCATGATACAAGTGGTAATGGCATACTTGTATACAAACAAGCGATAGATGCTGGTGTAGATGTCATTGATACTGCTGTAGCGTCAATGAGTGGCCTAACAAGTCAACCAAGTTCTAATTCGTTATACTATGCATTAAATGGTTTTGGTAGAAATGTACGAGCGGATATTGATGGTATGGAAGAATTATCTCATTATTGGGGTACAGTGCGTCAGTATTACAGTGATTTTGAAAGTGATATTAAATCACCTAATACTGAAATTTACCAACACGAAATGCCAGGGGGACAATATTCAAACCTAAGTCAACAAGCTAAAAGTTTAGGTCTAGGCAATAGATTTAATGAAGTAAAAGAAATGTACAAACGTGTTAATTTCTTATTTGGCGATATTGTAAAAGTAACACCTTCTTCTAAAGTGGTAGGTGATATGGCTTTATACATGGTGCAAAATGATTTAGATGAGCAAACTATCATTGATGATGGCTATAAATTAGACTTCCCGGAATCTGTTGTATCATTCTTTAAAGGAGAAATTGGCCAACCAGTAAGTGGATTTAATAAACAATTGCAAAAAGTCATCCTAAAAGGTCAAACAGCTTTAACAGATAGACCAGGTGAATATTTAGAACCTGTAGATTTTGAAGCTGTAAGAAAAGAATTAGAAGAGAAACAAGAAAGAGAAGTTACAGAACAAGATATAATCAGTTATGTGTTATATCCTAAAGTTTATGAACAGTTTATCTCAACGCGAGAACAATTCGGTAATGTGTCATTATTAGATACGCCAACATTCTTCTTCGGTATGAGATCTAACGAGACTGTAGAAATCGAAATTGATACAGGTAAGAGACTCATTATTACACTTAAGACAATTACAGAACCTGATGAAAAAGGTATTCGCACAATTTTCTATGATATGAATGGTCAAGCACGTCGTATCTTCATTCAAGATGAAAACGTCAAGGCAAGTGAAAGTGTGAAACCTAAAGCAGATAAATTAAATCCAAATCATATCGGCGCTCAAATGCCAGGTTCAGTTACTGAAGTCAAAATTTCAGAAGGTGAATCTGTTACGAGTGGTCAAGCTTTATTAATTACAGAAGCAATGAAAATGGAAACTACAATCCAATCACCATTTGATGGTGTGGTTAAGAAGGTTACAGTTCAAAGTGGAGAAGCAATCCAAACAGGTGACTTATTAATTGAAATTGAGAAAGAGCCAGTAGATTAA
- a CDS encoding CAP-associated domain-containing protein produces the protein MKKLIIKIIGVLLLICFLIYLFYSPRLKFDVLENPNKDSTKTTQNKDAQKTETNAENPKPEKGVSTWVGQSLDELTDKYGQADRVYPYKNNFKNYVFKQKDKYYLITTKKGIVKSVYATGKDANVNPIKIQDDASHVFEKYSINPEPMISVNGKQYQLELSDSDMKTQALIKFKDIYAQVYIDQQSNEVVAVRYLDSEALAAFKPYQMLSTKEDKEVKSKYSNITYEQNSNQLTTLYEITNEMRKLKDAEPLKVNNQLTHIASFNLYEAIGTDSVEFTEDALKQQLNEQEVPFVSASQNVGYDFNEVPTLIHSWLNSDIHRSRMLNSKYNEMGGEVTNGYYTIIFVEDK, from the coding sequence ATGAAAAAACTAATAATTAAAATTATTGGTGTATTATTATTAATTTGTTTTTTAATTTATCTATTTTACTCACCGCGTTTAAAGTTTGACGTACTCGAAAATCCTAATAAAGATTCAACTAAAACGACTCAAAATAAGGATGCTCAAAAAACTGAGACAAACGCTGAAAACCCTAAACCTGAAAAGGGCGTAAGTACGTGGGTTGGTCAAAGCTTAGATGAATTAACTGATAAATATGGTCAAGCTGATCGAGTTTATCCATATAAAAATAATTTTAAAAATTATGTATTTAAGCAAAAAGATAAATATTATTTGATTACTACTAAAAAAGGGATTGTTAAGTCTGTTTATGCGACAGGTAAAGATGCTAATGTAAATCCTATAAAGATACAGGATGATGCGTCACACGTTTTTGAAAAATATAGTATCAATCCAGAACCAATGATTTCTGTAAATGGTAAGCAATATCAATTAGAATTATCTGATTCAGATATGAAAACACAAGCATTAATTAAATTCAAAGATATCTATGCTCAAGTTTACATAGATCAGCAATCTAATGAGGTAGTCGCGGTTAGATATTTAGATAGTGAAGCTTTGGCAGCATTTAAACCGTATCAAATGTTATCTACCAAAGAAGATAAAGAAGTTAAAAGTAAATATAGTAATATTACTTATGAGCAAAACTCAAATCAGCTGACTACACTTTATGAAATTACAAATGAAATGAGAAAGTTAAAGGATGCTGAGCCATTGAAGGTTAATAATCAATTGACGCATATTGCCTCATTTAACTTGTATGAAGCAATTGGTACTGATAGTGTTGAATTTACTGAAGATGCTTTAAAACAACAGTTAAATGAGCAAGAAGTGCCATTTGTATCTGCTAGTCAAAATGTAGGCTATGATTTTAACGAAGTTCCAACTTTAATACATAGTTGGCTCAACTCAGATATTCATAGATCTAGGATGTTAAACTCTAAATATAATGAAATGGGTGGCGAAGTAACGAATGGTTACTACACAATTATTTTTGTTGAAGATAAATAG
- a CDS encoding COX15/CtaA family protein, with translation MFSKKNLKWLSVLATLIMAFVQLGGALVTKTGSADGCGSDWPLCHGAFLPQNLPIQTLIELSHRAVSGISMLVVLWLAIVAWKHIGYIKEVKPLSIISVGFLVIQALVGAAAVMWQQNSYTLALHFGISLISFSSVFVLTLIIFEIDRKYEADELFIRKPLRIYTWIMAIVVYLTIYTGALVRHKEASLAYGKWPLPFDDIIPHNVQDWVNFTHRGMALIAFIWILLTFIHAVKNYSHNRTIRFGYTSAFVLVVLQVITGALSMMTNVNLFIALLHALFITILFGLIAYFIVLMLRTIRSGG, from the coding sequence TTGTTTAGCAAAAAAAACCTAAAATGGTTATCTGTTTTAGCAACACTCATTATGGCTTTTGTTCAATTGGGTGGTGCCTTAGTTACCAAGACTGGTTCAGCAGATGGATGTGGCTCTGACTGGCCATTATGTCATGGTGCATTTTTACCTCAAAATTTACCAATTCAAACGTTGATTGAATTAAGTCACCGTGCAGTTTCAGGCATATCCATGCTTGTTGTCTTATGGTTAGCGATAGTTGCTTGGAAACATATTGGTTATATTAAAGAAGTAAAACCTTTAAGTATTATAAGTGTTGGATTCTTAGTCATCCAAGCGCTTGTTGGTGCAGCAGCAGTAATGTGGCAACAAAATTCTTATACGTTAGCTTTACACTTTGGTATTTCATTGATTTCATTCTCATCAGTGTTTGTCTTAACTTTAATTATTTTTGAAATTGATCGAAAATATGAAGCTGATGAACTATTTATCAGAAAACCATTAAGAATTTATACATGGATTATGGCAATTGTTGTATATTTAACTATATACACGGGAGCACTAGTAAGACACAAAGAAGCCAGCTTAGCATATGGTAAATGGCCACTGCCATTTGACGATATCATACCGCATAATGTACAAGACTGGGTAAACTTTACCCATAGAGGTATGGCTTTAATTGCTTTCATTTGGATATTATTAACATTTATTCATGCAGTAAAAAATTATAGCCATAATCGTACAATACGTTTTGGTTATACATCTGCCTTTGTCTTAGTAGTTTTACAAGTTATTACAGGTGCTTTATCTATGATGACAAATGTTAATTTATTCATTGCTTTGTTACATGCGCTATTTATTACTATATTGTTTGGCTTAATAGCTTACTTTATAGTACTAATGCTTCGAACAATTCGAAGTGGCGGATAA
- a CDS encoding ATP-binding cassette domain-containing protein — MTTIRIHGAKQNNLKDVSVDIPKHQITVFTGRSGSGKSSLVFNTIAAESERLLNETYSTYIQHQLTQYSKPKVDLIEHLPVAMIINQKRLGGNSRSTVGTISDIYASVRLLWSRIGEPFVGYSDIFSFNNPKGMCDTCSGLGYVEDIDLNELLDFNKSLNEDAIRFPSFRPDSWRGKRYLYTGLFDNDKKLKDYTQEELNTLLYTKPTKLKNPPDNWPKTAKFEGLIHRFRRSFLLNDNFEKNKFRDAIDRVVTSKECPKCHGKRLHPDILKCKINGFDISDFTQLSIDDALDFIKNIHSDKARVIIEPLQQQLQSLSYIGLNYLTLSRETTTLSGGESQRIKLIRHLNSPLSDLVYIIDEPSVGLHPDDIQRINEIIQSLKDKGNTVLVVEHDPDVIRIADHVVDLGPLAGKNGGEITFTGSYNTLLKSTTSTGVALRRMHNLKSQPREIQDYIKLSNISRNNLKNVSTKIPKQAMTVVTGVAGSGKSSLIHEGLGQLQDTIFIDQKPVHASSRSNLLTYLNIFDEVRSYFSEETGLKKSMFSYNSEGACPECHGKGILKTELAFMPDFTQTCDVCDGLRYKPEVLDAKIAGYSIADILALTVDEAIEFFHSKHNISTPLNALKSTGLNYMTLGQTLNTLSGGEIQRVKLSKYLTRTVNHQTFVFDEPTTGLHEDDIPILLDCFNQLIDDNNTVVVIEHNLTMMTHADWIIDIGPYAGGQGGQLLYEGKPKGLLDIKASVTAKHLLRYLGN; from the coding sequence ATGACAACAATTCGTATTCACGGTGCAAAACAAAATAATTTGAAAGATGTTTCTGTCGATATACCCAAGCATCAAATAACGGTTTTTACTGGTCGCTCAGGTTCAGGAAAATCTTCATTAGTATTTAATACCATTGCTGCCGAGTCAGAACGTCTTTTAAATGAAACATATTCTACATATATACAACATCAATTAACTCAATATTCAAAACCAAAAGTAGATTTGATTGAACACCTACCAGTTGCTATGATTATCAACCAAAAACGATTGGGTGGTAATTCGCGTTCTACAGTAGGTACAATATCTGATATATATGCTTCAGTGAGATTATTATGGTCTCGAATCGGAGAACCTTTTGTGGGTTACTCTGACATATTCTCATTTAACAATCCTAAAGGGATGTGCGATACATGCTCAGGTCTAGGCTATGTGGAAGATATAGACTTAAATGAGCTGTTAGATTTCAATAAATCATTAAATGAAGATGCGATACGATTCCCCTCTTTTAGACCGGATAGTTGGAGAGGAAAGCGTTATTTATATACAGGGTTATTTGATAACGATAAAAAATTAAAAGATTATACACAAGAAGAACTTAATACATTGCTATATACAAAGCCTACTAAACTGAAAAACCCACCTGATAATTGGCCTAAAACAGCCAAATTCGAAGGTTTAATTCATCGGTTTAGACGTTCTTTTTTACTCAATGATAATTTTGAAAAAAATAAATTTAGAGATGCCATAGATCGTGTCGTAACTTCAAAAGAATGTCCGAAATGTCATGGAAAAAGATTACATCCAGATATTTTAAAATGTAAAATTAATGGTTTTGACATCTCAGATTTCACTCAATTATCCATAGATGATGCATTAGATTTCATTAAAAACATTCACTCAGATAAAGCCCGCGTCATCATTGAACCGCTACAGCAACAATTACAATCTTTAAGTTATATCGGGCTTAATTACTTAACTTTATCTAGAGAAACTACCACGCTTTCTGGTGGTGAATCACAACGTATTAAATTAATAAGACACCTTAATAGCCCTCTAAGCGATCTAGTTTACATTATAGATGAGCCTAGTGTTGGTTTGCATCCTGATGATATACAACGTATAAATGAAATCATACAATCTTTAAAAGACAAAGGAAATACTGTGTTGGTCGTTGAACATGACCCTGATGTTATACGTATTGCTGATCACGTTGTAGATTTAGGTCCACTTGCTGGAAAAAACGGTGGAGAAATTACATTTACCGGGTCTTACAATACTTTATTAAAATCAACTACGAGTACAGGCGTTGCTTTACGAAGAATGCATAATCTTAAATCACAACCTAGAGAAATCCAAGATTATATTAAACTTTCTAATATTTCTCGTAATAATTTAAAAAATGTTTCAACTAAAATACCTAAACAAGCTATGACTGTAGTGACTGGTGTCGCAGGTTCCGGCAAAAGTTCATTAATTCATGAAGGATTAGGTCAGTTACAAGACACTATTTTTATTGATCAAAAACCTGTACATGCATCAAGTCGTTCTAACTTACTCACTTATTTAAATATATTTGATGAAGTACGAAGCTATTTCAGTGAAGAAACTGGATTAAAAAAATCTATGTTTAGTTATAATTCAGAAGGCGCCTGTCCAGAGTGTCATGGTAAAGGAATTTTAAAAACTGAGCTTGCATTTATGCCAGATTTTACTCAAACATGTGATGTTTGTGACGGCTTAAGATATAAACCAGAAGTTCTTGATGCAAAAATAGCTGGTTATTCAATCGCAGATATTCTTGCGCTAACTGTAGATGAAGCAATCGAATTCTTCCATTCAAAACACAATATTTCAACACCTTTAAATGCTTTAAAATCCACGGGACTTAATTATATGACATTAGGTCAAACATTAAATACATTATCAGGCGGCGAAATTCAACGTGTGAAACTAAGTAAATATTTAACACGTACTGTAAATCACCAAACTTTTGTCTTCGATGAACCTACAACAGGATTGCATGAAGATGACATACCTATCTTATTAGACTGTTTTAATCAACTCATTGATGACAACAACACAGTAGTAGTAATAGAACATAACTTAACCATGATGACTCATGCAGACTGGATCATTGATATAGGCCCTTATGCTGGTGGACAAGGTGGTCAATTGCTATATGAAGGAAAACCAAAAGGGTTATTAGACATTAAAGCTTCTGTAACTGCCAAACATTTACTAAGATATTTAGGTAACTAG
- the cyoE gene encoding heme o synthase codes for MNKEQTLSHNSSRVTFKELQQIIKTGLVQGNLLPAFAGSWLAIVLANHSFLSSIPQILMMLVGSTLIMGGACALNNYYDQDIDSIMPSKQQRPTVNERISDRNLLILSFGMMLIGEAFLFALNIPSGVIGLIGIVGYVSFYSIWSKRHTVWNTVIGSFPGAVPPLIGWTAIEGNLSLVAVALFLVVFCWQPVHFYALAIKRKDEYSLANIPMLPSVKGFSRTRVSMLIWLVFLLPLPFLLSTLGTTFIVIATLLNLGWVYMWLTSFKKDLDETKWATKMFIYSLNYLVVFFVLVVVVSLIQMF; via the coding sequence ATGAACAAAGAACAAACTTTGTCACATAATTCTAGTCGTGTAACTTTTAAAGAGTTACAGCAAATCATCAAAACAGGACTTGTACAAGGAAACTTACTGCCTGCATTTGCTGGTTCATGGCTTGCAATTGTGTTGGCGAATCATTCCTTCCTCTCGTCAATACCACAAATCTTAATGATGTTGGTGGGCTCTACGTTAATTATGGGGGGCGCATGTGCTTTAAATAATTACTATGATCAAGATATTGACAGTATCATGCCAAGTAAACAACAGAGACCAACAGTTAATGAGAGAATCTCAGACAGAAATCTATTGATTCTCAGTTTTGGAATGATGCTTATAGGGGAGGCATTTCTATTTGCGTTAAACATACCTTCGGGAGTAATTGGCTTGATAGGAATCGTTGGGTATGTTTCGTTTTATTCTATTTGGTCTAAACGTCATACGGTTTGGAATACAGTAATTGGTAGTTTTCCAGGTGCAGTGCCACCATTAATTGGTTGGACTGCAATAGAAGGAAACCTCAGTTTGGTAGCAGTAGCACTATTCTTAGTAGTATTCTGTTGGCAACCGGTTCATTTTTATGCGTTAGCAATTAAGCGTAAAGATGAATATTCATTAGCAAATATTCCAATGCTACCATCCGTTAAAGGGTTTAGTCGTACGAGAGTAAGCATGTTAATATGGCTTGTTTTCTTATTACCACTACCATTTTTACTTAGCACTTTAGGCACAACGTTTATTGTAATCGCAACATTGTTGAATTTAGGTTGGGTGTACATGTGGTTAACAAGCTTTAAGAAAGATTTAGATGAAACGAAATGGGCAACAAAAATGTTTATTTATTCATTGAATTATTTAGTAGTATTCTTTGTGCTCGTTGTCGTCGTGTCATTAATTCAAATGTTCTAA
- a CDS encoding DUF420 domain-containing protein translates to MNLPILPTLSTSFIIISAILVAIGWRKIWKREIESHKKVMLSAAFFALAFFIIYASRTIFVGNTAFGGPDSVKIYYTIFLVFHINLATIGAILGVSQIITAFKEKFKVHRFVGPIASIIWFFTAITGVAVYALLYVIYPGGETTSLIKATFGL, encoded by the coding sequence ATGAATTTACCAATTTTACCTACTTTAAGTACAAGTTTTATTATTATTAGTGCGATCTTAGTTGCAATAGGTTGGCGCAAAATTTGGAAGAGAGAAATTGAAAGTCATAAAAAAGTAATGCTAAGCGCAGCGTTTTTTGCACTCGCATTCTTTATCATTTATGCTTCAAGAACGATTTTCGTTGGTAATACTGCTTTCGGCGGTCCAGATTCAGTGAAAATTTATTACACAATATTCTTAGTATTCCATATCAATTTAGCAACAATTGGTGCAATTTTAGGTGTATCACAAATCATCACGGCCTTTAAAGAGAAATTTAAAGTGCATAGATTTGTCGGCCCGATTGCATCGATTATATGGTTCTTTACTGCAATTACTGGTGTAGCAGTTTATGCTTTACTCTATGTAATTTATCCTGGCGGAGAGACTACATCGCTAATTAAAGCAACGTTTGGATTGTAA